In the genome of Sebastes umbrosus isolate fSebUmb1 chromosome 14, fSebUmb1.pri, whole genome shotgun sequence, one region contains:
- the b9d1 gene encoding B9 domain-containing protein 1 has translation MATSTPSVFLLTVNGQIEGANFPEYDNLYCKYCFVYGHDWAPTSGLEEGITQITCKGSQSSHKLIWNFPLETTFKSTNPSGWPQLVVSVYGPDVFGNDVVRGYGATHIPFTAGQHTRTIPMFVPEPTWRLQKFTSWLLGRRPEYTDPKVVAQGEGREVTRVCSQGFVTVSFHIITKDMKKLGYDTGPSSPTDTPSATSGWSTKEQPYNM, from the exons ATGGCTACAAGCACCCCGTCTGTGTTTCTGCTCACGGTGAACGGACAGATTGAGGGAGCAAAC TTTCCAGAGTATGACAACTTGTACTGCAAATACTGTTTTGTCTACGGCCACGACTGGGCTCCCACCTCG GGGTTGGAGGAAGGCATCACTCAAATAACCTGTAAAGGCAGTCAGTCTTCACACAAATTAATATGGAACTTCCCACTGGAGACAACATTTAAGAGCACAAACCCCTCCGGAT GGCCTCAGCTCGTGGTGAGCGTGTACGGTCCAGATGTGTTTGGCAACGATGTGGTCAGAGGCTATGGAGCAACACACATCCCCTTCACAGCTGGACA aCATACACGAACCATCCCCATGTTTGTTCCCGAGCCCACGTGGAGACTTCAGAAATTCACGAG CTGGCTGTTGGGACGGCGGCCTGAGTACACAGACCCTAAAGTAGTGGCCCAGGGTGAAGGCAGAGAAG TGACGCGGGTTTGTTCCCAAGGCTTCGTCACAGTCTCCTTTCACATCATTACTAAAGACATGAAGAAACTAGGTTACGACACGGGACCATCGAGCCCTACAGACACGCCGTCTGCCACATCTGGCTGGTCGACAAAGGAACAACCGTACAACATGTGA